The Cellulomonas flavigena DSM 20109 DNA segment ACCGGCACCGGTTCTACAAGCACCAGCCGGATCTCAACACCGCGAACCCGCAGGTGCGGGACGCGATCGCGAAGACGATCGGCTACTGGGCGCAGATGGGCCTGGACGGGTTCCGCGTCGACGCGGTGCCGTTCTTCCTCGCCGACGCCGCGAACACCCAGGGCGACGACATCGACCACCCGCACGAGTTCCTGCAGCAGCTGCGCGCGTTCCTGTCGCGGCGCACCGGCGACTCGATCCTCATGGGCGAGGTCAACCTGCCGTACGACCAGCAGCGCCTGTTCTTCGGCGACCACACGGGCGACGGCGACCACGAGGGCGCCGAGCTGAACCTGCAGTTCGACTTCGTGCTCATGCAGCAGATGTACCTGGCGCTGGCCCGGCACGACGCGGGGCCGATCGCGGACACCCTGCGCGCGCGACCCGTCATCCCGTCGGACGCGCAGTGGGCGACGTTCGTGCGCAACCACGACGAGCTGACGCTCGACAAGCTCTCCGACGACGAGCGCCAGGAGGTGTTCGACGCGTTCGGCCCCGAGCCCGAGCACCAGCTGTTCGACCGCGGCCTGCGCCGACGGCTGCCCCCGATGCTCGAGGGCGACCCGCGACGCGTGCGGATGGTCTACTCGCTGCTGTTCAGCCTGCCGGGCACGCCCGTGCTGTTCTACGGCGAGGAGATCGGCATGGGCGAGAACCTCGCCGCCGAGGGACGGCTCGCGGTGCGCACGCCCATGCAGTGGACGTCGGGGAAGAACGGCGGCTTCTCGCGCGCCGCGCCGTCGCGGCTGTCCGGCCCGGTGCCCGACGGCCCCTACGCACCGGCGCACGTCAACGTCTCGGACCAGCGCCGCGACCCGGACTCGCTGCTGAACTTCGTCCAGAAGCTCGCACGGCGGTACCGCGAGAGCCCCGAGCTGGGCTGGACGGAGCGCGCCGAGATCCTCGACCAGCCGCACCCGAGCGTCCTGGCGCACCGGTCGACGTGGCAGGACGCGTCGATGGTGGCGCTGCACAACCTGGGGCCCGAGGCGGTGCGGGTGCCCCTGCACCTGCCGGACACGGACGAGGGGTGGCGCCTCATCGACCTGCTGCAGGACGACGAGCACGTGCCGAG contains these protein-coding regions:
- a CDS encoding alpha-amylase family protein, which produces MRIRDTGDLWWKSAVIYCLDVETYMDWNDDGIGDLPGLVQRIDHLAELGVTCLWLMPFYPTADRDDGYDITDYLGVDPRLGDAGDLVELIRTANDRGIRVIADLVVNHTSDRHPWFRSARRSPDSPYRDWYVWRQDAPPDTSDQVVFPDKEDGIWTYDEQAQAWYRHRFYKHQPDLNTANPQVRDAIAKTIGYWAQMGLDGFRVDAVPFFLADAANTQGDDIDHPHEFLQQLRAFLSRRTGDSILMGEVNLPYDQQRLFFGDHTGDGDHEGAELNLQFDFVLMQQMYLALARHDAGPIADTLRARPVIPSDAQWATFVRNHDELTLDKLSDDERQEVFDAFGPEPEHQLFDRGLRRRLPPMLEGDPRRVRMVYSLLFSLPGTPVLFYGEEIGMGENLAAEGRLAVRTPMQWTSGKNGGFSRAAPSRLSGPVPDGPYAPAHVNVSDQRRDPDSLLNFVQKLARRYRESPELGWTERAEILDQPHPSVLAHRSTWQDASMVALHNLGPEAVRVPLHLPDTDEGWRLIDLLQDDEHVPSSTGRVEIELEGYGYRWLRLASPGSRRLL